The DNA region TTTAGATTTAGATGATTTATTAGCTTATATAGAGAAAAATTATTAAATTACTCTGATGTTATTTATAGGGAAAATCTAAAAGGGAGGAAAAAATTTTGCTTAATGAAAAAACGATATTAATAACAGGTGGTACTGGGTCTTTTGGAAAAAAATTTACGGAATATGTATTAACTAATTACAATCCCAAAAAAATTATAATATTTAGCCGTGATGAGTATAAACAGTTTGAAATGCAAAAAATATTTCCGGAAAGTAAGTATCCGATACGTTACTTTATAGGCGATATTCGCGACAAAGAACGATTAATGATGGCTTTTGAAGGAGTGGATTATGTAATTCATGCAGCAGCGTTAAAGCAAGTGCCGGCGGCTGAATATAATCCCTTTGAAGCGGTTAAAACGAATATTTTAGGCGCTCAAAACATTGTAGAAGCGGCATTAGCCAAAGGTGTAAAAAAAGTTGTAGCCCTTTCAACTGACAAAGCTGTTAGCCCTGTGAATCTTTATGGTGCAACAAAACTTGCTATGGAAAAAATATTTATTGCAGCAAATGCGTATGTAGGAGCAAAAGATACGGCATTTGTGGTTGTTCGTTATGGCAATGTTGTAGGAAGCCGTGGAAGTGTTATCCCTTTCTTTTTAGAACTTAAAAAACGTGGTAAAAAAGTATTTCCGGTTACTGATACTCGAATGACTCGCTTCTGGATAACCCTCGAAGAAGGGGTAAAGTTGGTATTATTTGCTTTGGAAAACGGATTAGGAGGAGAAGTATTCGTACCTAAAATTCCAAGTATGAAAATAACAGACCTGGTAAAGGCAATTGACCCAGAAGCAGAAATAGAGATTATTGGTATTAGACCTGGCGAAAAGCTACATGAAAGTTTAATTTCCGAAGATGAAGCTCGCAATACTTTTGATTTGGGTAATCGCTATGTGATTTTACCTCAATATGAATTTAGAAAAGGTGTATATGAAAAATATAAACAATTCCCAAGAGTTCCCGATGGTTTTATTTATCGAAGTGATAAAAATGATGAGTGGCTTGATCAAGCAAAGTTAATGGACATGATAAAGGGTGTGCAAAATGTCTAATATTATGCCATATAGCCGTCAA from Carboxydothermus pertinax includes:
- the pseB gene encoding UDP-N-acetylglucosamine 4,6-dehydratase (inverting), whose amino-acid sequence is MLNEKTILITGGTGSFGKKFTEYVLTNYNPKKIIIFSRDEYKQFEMQKIFPESKYPIRYFIGDIRDKERLMMAFEGVDYVIHAAALKQVPAAEYNPFEAVKTNILGAQNIVEAALAKGVKKVVALSTDKAVSPVNLYGATKLAMEKIFIAANAYVGAKDTAFVVVRYGNVVGSRGSVIPFFLELKKRGKKVFPVTDTRMTRFWITLEEGVKLVLFALENGLGGEVFVPKIPSMKITDLVKAIDPEAEIEIIGIRPGEKLHESLISEDEARNTFDLGNRYVILPQYEFRKGVYEKYKQFPRVPDGFIYRSDKNDEWLDQAKLMDMIKGVQNV